A region of Lycium barbarum isolate Lr01 chromosome 1, ASM1917538v2, whole genome shotgun sequence DNA encodes the following proteins:
- the LOC132610480 gene encoding uncharacterized protein LOC132610480, producing MELDMDINELLVIGDFDLLIHQVQGEWATKNEKSLPYVNLAQTLFKKFRKIEFRHTPRAQNEFADALATIASVIQHPESSHIDLLRISLKEEHAYCCHVEAEPDGKPWYNDIKIYLERREYPESITNGQKNTIRRMANGFFLNKEMMYKRTLDLGLLRCVDAGEASKLLEKVHARACGPYMNGFVLAKIIL from the coding sequence ATGGAACTGGATATGGACATCAATGAATTATTGGTCATTGGAGATTTTGACCTGctgattcatcaagtacaaggcgaatgggcgACCAAGAATGAAAAGAGCTTGCCGtatgtgaacttggcacaaaCATTATTCAAGAAATTCAGAAAGATCGAATTTCGACATACACCGAGGGCTCAAAATGAATTTGCCGATGCACTGGCCACAATAGCGTCAGTGATCCAGcatcctgaaagcagtcacatCGACCTACTAAGGATAAGCTTGAAAGAAGAGCATGCCTACTGTTGTCACGTGGAGGCTGAGccagatggaaagccatggtataatgacatcaaaatatatTTGGAAAGACGGGAATATCCCGAAAGCATTACAAATGGACAAAAGAATACCATCCGAAGAAtggcaaatggtttcttcctaaacaaagaaATGATGTATAAACGAACGCTGGATTTGGGTCTGCTTCGATGTGTAGACGCCGGCGAAGCCTCCAAACTTCTAGAAAAAGTACATGCTAGAGCATGTGGACCTTATATGAATGGATTCGTACTGGCAAAGATTATTCTATGA